The Desulfatiglans sp. DNA window CAACGATCTCTGCCCTGAGATCAGGATCATCGCCCATCCAGCCGCCCTTTGATCTCCTTACCTCTACCCTGACCGACGGCATGTTTTTATTAAACCACTCCTTCATCTCCTCGAAAACAGAGTAGCCTGCCTCAGGGCCGCCCCACTGAAGATCAACCAGGTAGATGGTTTTACCTTCAAGGGTATCATTGCGGGGCGCAAGGGGCGCCCTTTCAGCAAAGGCGGTTGACAGGGCAGGGTTCAACAGGGTTATCAGAGGTTCTTCGGCCTTCTGGGTCACTGTCTCCTCTTTTTTGGTACAGGAGATAACACATGTAACAAAAAGGATTAAAAAAACATAAAAAACAGCTACATAATGAAACTTCTTAAACATAACTCCCCTCCTTTAATGATGTGGTTTTGCGGTAAGAATGCGATTACAGGAAGAAGACTCTATTGGATAAAATGGGTTATGTCAATAATCTAGTGCTCATCCATAAAGAGGCTGGTTCTGTATTGAGCTTTCCTCTTTCAGCCTTCAGCCTTCAGCTTTCAGCTATCAACTGTCACCATTTTTATAGACTCAGGTATTGGCCTATAAATCCAGCTTGAGGATTATACAGCTAAAATCTGGCTTAATATTTTAGGTGTTGCTTTTTATTCACTTTTAACCTATTGATATGTATCAAAAAAAATAATATTAATTATGGCACGCTTTCTGCTTTACAGGCTTTTAAAGTAATTGCCTACTATTTCAAAAACCGGAAGATTCTTTACATGATAAAACTGGAAAATGTACATAAGACATATTTTAACGGCAGCCCTCTTCATGTGCTTAAGGGTATAAATCTGCATATAGAGGCGGGTGAGTTTGTCTCCATCATGGGATCATCAGGTTCAGGTAAATCCACACTCCTTAACATAATCGGAATACTTGATAATTATGATACAGGTGCATACTGGCTGGGCGGGACACATGTATTAAACCTCGATGAAAAAAAGGCCGCATATTTTAGAAACAGGATGATCGGTTTTGTATTCCAGTCATTCAACCTGATCAGCTTCAAGAATGCCATGGAAAACGTGGCGCTTCCACTCTATTACCAGAATGTCGGCAGGAAAAAACGCAACATGCTGGCCATGGAGTATCTTGAAAAGCTGGGCCTTCTGGAGTGGGCTGATCATACCCCGAACGAACTCTCCGGCGGTCAGAAACAGAGGATAGCCATTGCCCGTGCAATGATCACAAAACCCAGGGTAATAGTGGCTGATGAGCCTACCGGTGCGCTCGACAGCGACACATCCATTGAGGTAATGAAACTGCTTCAGGAGATTAATTCTGATGAAGGGGTGACAATAATCATCGTCACCCATGAAGGTGATGTATCCCGCATGACAAAAAGGATTATCAGGCTGAAGGATGGTATTATCGTTGAAAAGGAGGAAGAGGTATAGATTATGCTGGACCTTGACTCCTGGCAGGAGATATTCAGCATCCTTGGTAAAAACAGGCTCCGTGCTGTTCTGACAGGCTTCAGTGTGGCCTGGGGTATCTTTATGCTTATCATACTGCTGGGAGCTGGAAACGGTTTTGAAAATGCCATGAGAAAGGGTTTTTCAAACTCTCTTATAAACAGCATGTGGATATGGGGCGGCAAGACCACAAAACCTTATAAAGGCCTGAAACCCGGAAGATATACCAGGCTTACAAATGAGGATTATGAGCAGATCAGAAAGAATATACCTGAAGTGGAACTCATATCATCGCGTTTTTACCTGCCCGGCCAGAATTATGTGGCCTATAAAGGAAAATCACTTAAATATCAGGTTATTTCAGTGTATCCCGATTATCTGGCTATTGATAAGGTGAATATTATCCAGGGTCGACCGATAAATAACCTTGATATTATTCATAAAAGGAAGGTCGCCATAATTACTGAGGAGGTTAAAAAAGAGCTTTTCAATCATAAAGAGGCGATTGGTGAATACATTATTGTCAATGGCTTTTATGTTAGGGTTGTAGGTGTATGTAAAGACAAGGATCAGAATAACAATCAGGTTGTGGGTCTACCGATCACAACGGCCCAGTTAATATGCGGCGGCAAAAAGAATATTTCAAATCTCTGTCTCACTATTCCGGTCTCTTCATCTGTTAAGGAATCGGTGGAGATCGAAAAAAATATCCGCTCTCTGTTATCTGGGATACATAACTTTGATCCTGAAGATGAAAGGGCTGTATATATATCAAATAGCGTGGAGCAGGCGGGCAGGTACATGACTATCATTAATTCAATAAGGATGTTTGTCTGGGTAATAGGCATCATGACCATTGTGGCGGGTATAGTCGGGGTGAGCAATATCATGACCATCGTGGTAAAGGAGCGTACCAGGGAGATAGGCATAAGAAAGGCGCTGGGTGCGAGGCCCCGCTCAATTATAGGGATGATCATGCAGGAGTCTATATTGATTACATCCCTGTCAGGGTTCATTGGTCTTCTTTTTGGAACCGGCCTGCTTGAACTCATAAGGACAAAAATGCCTGCAAATAATTATTTTTATAATCCGGAGGCCGATATAAGGATCGCAGCTACCGCAACACTGTTTTTGATAGCAGCAGGTCTGCTGGCCGGGTTTTTCCCGGCCCGAAGGGCTGCCCGGATCAAACCTATTGTTGCATTGAGGGATGAATAAAGATGCTGGACAGAGACCTCTGGCAGGAGGTTTTCCATATCCTTAAGAAAAACAAGACCCGCACGGTGCTTACAGGCTTCGGTGTGTTCTGGGGCATATTCATGCTTGTAGTAATGCTCGGGGCAGGAAGGGGTCTTAAAAACGGCATATTTTACGGGACAGGGGATCTTGCCCTTAACAGCCTTTTTATATGGACAAATTCTACGACAATACCAAACAAGGGATTTGACAGGGGTCGTTACTGGAATTTTACAAACGAGGATTCCCAGGCCCTGCTTGATAACATTCATGAAATAGAGGTACTGGCGCCAAGGCTGAACTACAGGGGCGGAGATGTAGAGATATCCCGCAATAACCGGAGTGATTCATTCAGGATTATGGGCGATACCCCCGAATATCTCAGAATTGAACCTCTGACCGGGGTTTCCGGCAGGTTTATCAATAAGAAGGATCTGAAAGAGAGGCGAAAGGTTATTGTTATAGGGCAAAGGGTTCGTGAGGTGCTGTTTGAACCTGATGAAGAGCCGTTGGGTAAATACCTTAAAATAAACGGGATATACTTTCAGGTAGTGGGGGTATTTAAATCCAGACGCCCTCCGAATAACGGCGGTGACAACCAGAATAAAACCATTCTAATGCCTTTTACTACTCTTCAGCAAACACAGAATAGGGGTAATATTGTAGGATATTATGCGGTTCTGGCCAGGCCGGGCATTCAGGCAAAGGCACTTGAAGAAAAGATGAAAAAGTTTCTTGCAAAAAGGCATAAGGTATCACCTGATGATAACCTTGCCTTTGGCTCTGACAATGTTGAGGAGGAACTTCAGGAACTAAATAATCTATTTGCCGGTATCGCCATCCTCTCGTGGATTGTAGGTACATTGACACTCTTTGCCGGGGTGATAGGCACAAGCAATATAATGCTTGTTATTGTTAAGGAAAGGACAAAAGAGATAGGTGTTCAAAGGGCCCTGGGCGCAACACCAGTAAGAATAATCAGGCAAATTGTGACAGAATCAATTTTTTTAAATACTGTAGCGGGTTATACAGGTCTGCTTCTCTCGGCAGGGCTGGTTGAATCAATCGCCTATATCCTGCGTAAAGGCCAGATAGAGACTGTCTTTTTTCACAATCCTGAAGTCGATTTAAAGGTCGTAACGCTGGCCCTTGTTATTTTGATTATATCCGGGGCCATAGCAGGGTTTTTGCCGGCAAGACGCGCCATAGCCATAAAACCCATTGATGCTTTGAGATCAGAAATTTAAAATAAAGAAAGGTCTGAATATGAAAAAATTTTTTATAACTCTGACAGTCGTAATCCTTTTAGCTGGTGGTGTCTCCCTTTTTGTCTACCTGGCAGCAAAGGAGAAGAAGCCCCCGGTTGTATTTGAAACAGTGGAGCCTTTCATTACTGATATTGTGAAAAAGACAGTGGCAACAGGGTCTATTAAGCCGCGCAAGGAGGTGGAAATAAAGCCGCAGGTGCCGGGTATACTGCAGGAGGTCTATGTGGAACCGGGGCAGATGGTAAAAAAGGATGACCCTATTGCAAAGGTACAGATTATACCTGAGATGAAGGAGCTGAATGCCGCGGAAGCGAGGCTTGTTCAGGCAAAGATCAAGTATGATCATGAGAAATGGAACATTGGGCAGCAGAAGGAGACCTTTAAAGAGGGGATAACAACTGAACAGGATTATCACAGGAGCGAGGCGGAATATAAAAACGCAAAGGCGGAGTATGAGGCTGCGGAGAATAATCTTGAGATAATCAAGAGGGGTGTTGCAAAGAACACCACCACAACAAATACCCTCATATGTTCAACCATGGATGGCATGATACTTGATGTGCCTGTAGAAAAAGGGGATACAGTGATACAGAGCAATTCATTCAATGCAGGGTCAACCATAGCAACGGTGGCAGATATGAATGACCTGATATTTGAGGGGAAGCTGGATGAATCAGAGGTTGGAAAAATTAAGATCGGTATGAAGCTCCTTATTAGCATAGGGGCAATAGATAATGTGGAATTTAATGCCACACTTGAACATATTTCACCCAAAGGGGTTGAGGAAAACGGTGCTATCCTTTTCCCGGTAAGGGCAGATGTTGATCTGGTTGATAATATATTTGTTCGGGCAGGTTACAGCGCTACGGCAAATATCGTTCTGGATAAAAAGGAGCATGTCCTTGCAGTAAATGAGTCTGTGCTCCAGTTTGATAAAGATAACAAGACCTTTGTTGAGGTTGAAATAGCTCCTCAGCAGTATGAAAAACGTTATATAGAAACAGGTATTTCAGACAGCATTAATATAGAGGTTATTTCAGGCATTGATAAAGATATAAAGCTAAAGGTGCCAAAGGTATAAAATAAAAGATCCCCTGTCTCCGGCCTTATCAGAATTGGCCGGAGACAGAGAGATTTATCTTTATACCCTTACAATCATAACAGGTACAGGTGCAAGTTTTAAAATACGGTGCGCAACACTCCCAAGCAGTATCCTTTCAAGACCCGCCCTGCTGTGGCCCATAATAATAAGATCAATGCCATTTTTTTCTGCATATTCAACTGTCTCTTCAGCAGGATTCCCTGATAACACCTGTGTTTTTACCTTCATCCCTGCAAATACCTCTTCAGCAAAACTCTTGATCTGGTTATTTGCAGCGGACACAACCTCAGTCTCAAAGTGCTCAAGCCCTGCAACAGGCATATCCAGGGTATTGTAATAATGTCCTACACTTGCGACATATACTATTTCAATATCAGCCCCGAATTTTTCTGCCATCAGCTTCACATGTTCAGCGATCTTTTTTGATTCCTCACCCAAATCAGTAGGAAACAATATCTTTTTATAACCTGTCATAGTAATTCCTCCTTTCTTCAGCTACAGTTAATATTTAAAAAAATCAGATTCGTTTGATATAAAAATAATAACAAAAAACTATTTTTCCAGCAATCTACTCTTGAAATAGCAGAAAATTGCAAATATAGTCAACCTGTTCAAACTGAATTCACTGTTTTCCCGACCATTAAAAGAGAAGATGCTATGGAAAAAAAAGAAAAACTTGCACTGGTGCTTGGAAT harbors:
- a CDS encoding ABC transporter ATP-binding protein: MIKLENVHKTYFNGSPLHVLKGINLHIEAGEFVSIMGSSGSGKSTLLNIIGILDNYDTGAYWLGGTHVLNLDEKKAAYFRNRMIGFVFQSFNLISFKNAMENVALPLYYQNVGRKKRNMLAMEYLEKLGLLEWADHTPNELSGGQKQRIAIARAMITKPRVIVADEPTGALDSDTSIEVMKLLQEINSDEGVTIIIVTHEGDVSRMTKRIIRLKDGIIVEKEEEV
- a CDS encoding FtsX-like permease family protein; this translates as MLDLDSWQEIFSILGKNRLRAVLTGFSVAWGIFMLIILLGAGNGFENAMRKGFSNSLINSMWIWGGKTTKPYKGLKPGRYTRLTNEDYEQIRKNIPEVELISSRFYLPGQNYVAYKGKSLKYQVISVYPDYLAIDKVNIIQGRPINNLDIIHKRKVAIITEEVKKELFNHKEAIGEYIIVNGFYVRVVGVCKDKDQNNNQVVGLPITTAQLICGGKKNISNLCLTIPVSSSVKESVEIEKNIRSLLSGIHNFDPEDERAVYISNSVEQAGRYMTIINSIRMFVWVIGIMTIVAGIVGVSNIMTIVVKERTREIGIRKALGARPRSIIGMIMQESILITSLSGFIGLLFGTGLLELIRTKMPANNYFYNPEADIRIAATATLFLIAAGLLAGFFPARRAARIKPIVALRDE
- a CDS encoding ABC transporter permease, with translation MLDRDLWQEVFHILKKNKTRTVLTGFGVFWGIFMLVVMLGAGRGLKNGIFYGTGDLALNSLFIWTNSTTIPNKGFDRGRYWNFTNEDSQALLDNIHEIEVLAPRLNYRGGDVEISRNNRSDSFRIMGDTPEYLRIEPLTGVSGRFINKKDLKERRKVIVIGQRVREVLFEPDEEPLGKYLKINGIYFQVVGVFKSRRPPNNGGDNQNKTILMPFTTLQQTQNRGNIVGYYAVLARPGIQAKALEEKMKKFLAKRHKVSPDDNLAFGSDNVEEELQELNNLFAGIAILSWIVGTLTLFAGVIGTSNIMLVIVKERTKEIGVQRALGATPVRIIRQIVTESIFLNTVAGYTGLLLSAGLVESIAYILRKGQIETVFFHNPEVDLKVVTLALVILIISGAIAGFLPARRAIAIKPIDALRSEI
- a CDS encoding efflux RND transporter periplasmic adaptor subunit; translation: MKKFFITLTVVILLAGGVSLFVYLAAKEKKPPVVFETVEPFITDIVKKTVATGSIKPRKEVEIKPQVPGILQEVYVEPGQMVKKDDPIAKVQIIPEMKELNAAEARLVQAKIKYDHEKWNIGQQKETFKEGITTEQDYHRSEAEYKNAKAEYEAAENNLEIIKRGVAKNTTTTNTLICSTMDGMILDVPVEKGDTVIQSNSFNAGSTIATVADMNDLIFEGKLDESEVGKIKIGMKLLISIGAIDNVEFNATLEHISPKGVEENGAILFPVRADVDLVDNIFVRAGYSATANIVLDKKEHVLAVNESVLQFDKDNKTFVEVEIAPQQYEKRYIETGISDSINIEVISGIDKDIKLKVPKV
- a CDS encoding universal stress protein; its protein translation is MTGYKKILFPTDLGEESKKIAEHVKLMAEKFGADIEIVYVASVGHYYNTLDMPVAGLEHFETEVVSAANNQIKSFAEEVFAGMKVKTQVLSGNPAEETVEYAEKNGIDLIIMGHSRAGLERILLGSVAHRILKLAPVPVMIVRV